The proteins below come from a single Aegilops tauschii subsp. strangulata cultivar AL8/78 chromosome 6, Aet v6.0, whole genome shotgun sequence genomic window:
- the LOC141025415 gene encoding uncharacterized protein — translation MLEKEKLAATGNNYADWVRNLRIVLRSAKKLYVLETAPPAKPAAEAPEDEQNVWATKDDDHNLVQCLMLACMSPGLQKRFAFHKLCDMIRELDALYKETTKSERFDIVKALMECKMAEVSSVGEHVVKMIGYSERLKALEFPLPPGHMMDMLLSSLPPSYDSFVMNYNMTGMEKTPEEVLAMLKTIEGGLRKNRKQVLLVNKTASFKKKGKPKKGKGAGKDRLPKQL, via the coding sequence ATGTTAGAGAAAGAGAAGTTAGCTGCGACTGGAAACaactatgcggactgggtccgtaacctgaggattgtcctcaggaGCGCTAAGAAATTGTACGTGCTTGAAACTGCTCCTCCAGCTAAACCGGCGGCAGAGGCCCCGGAAGATGAACAAAATGTCTGGGCCACTAAGGATGATGATCACAACTTAGTGCAGTGCCTCATGCTAGCTTGCATGAGTCCAgggcttcaaaaacgttttgCATTCCATAAACTGTGTGATATGATCCGGGAATTGGATGCTCTGTACAAGGAAACCACAAAGTCTGAACGATTTGATATCGTGAAGGCTTTGATGGAATGCAAGATGGCTGAGGTTAGTTCAGTTGGCGAACACGTGGTCAAAATGATTGGCTATTCTGAAAGGCTTAAAGCCCTGGAATTTCCACTTCCACCTGGCCATATGATGGACATGTTGCTTTCTTCACTCCCCCCGTCTTACGACAGTTTTGTCATGAACTACAACATGACAGGGATGGAGAAGACACCGGAAGAGGTGCTCGCCATGCTGAAAACTATAGAAGGAGGACTGCGGAAAAATCGCAAGCAAGTGTTGCTTGTGAATAAAACTGCCAGTTTCAAAAAGAAAGGCAAgccaaagaagggcaagggcgCCGGTAAAGACCGGCTCCCAAAGCAACTCTAA